CGTGTCTATGGAGAAGATGGCGCCGCAGCTCTTCTGAATTTGAAGCCCAGCACCTTAGCCTCTCGTATGAAGAAGTTGAGGATCGAGCTCCGCACTCGGAATCGGCCTTGGGATGTTGATTGATCTGTATTCAAAAATTTAGTGCTTTGAGGTTCCATCCTGTGTAAGTGATGAGTCCTCTCGGACAGCTCTCTTTTTCAGGCTACGTCGCGCTCTGAAAATCCCATTTCTTCTCCGAGTGATTTTCGCAGCTTTTTTCTGGCCCGAGAAATTTGGCTAAGGACGGTTCCTCTTGGCATCCCAAGTCGTTCTCCGATTTCGTTGGCTGTTCTTCCTTCTAGGAGGTTTAACTTGAGTGTGAGTCTCTCGGTTTGGGAGAGTGCTGCTAGGGCGACTTCAAGGTCGATTCCGTAACCAGGCTTATCCCAGCGCGAAGGTTCGGGAGCGTGCTCTAGTGAACTGAAGCTTACGACTCGGTTCCTTCTAAGCTGATCGTAATATGTATTTCGGACGGCCACAAAGAGGAGGCTGCGATTGGGCACGGACCCATACTTTCGTTGAACCTTCATCCATGCCTGTTGGGCGAGGTCTTCAGAGTCGTTGCGGTTGCGGGTTAGCTGGTAGGCAAATTGAATCGCAGATTCGATGAGGTCCTTTTCGGATACAGATTCAGAGGCAGGTTTTTCGCTCATGTTTCAGATTGGTTATGGTTGGGTTTCTGTTTGGGAAGAGTCGCACCGGTGGGTGTGCGTTCCCTTTAACAGGGATTGTGCCAATCTGTTCTGAAATTGTGTAAGTGGCTGCTGCACAATGAGAAACGGAAATGGGTGTGCTGCTTGACAGAAGCGATATCTCAATGAACACGAAGTTTCATGATCCAGTACCACGAAATTTAGCGGTGGCGGAATTTCCGCTTTCTAAAATGTACTAGACGAAGCCTATTGCAGGGTATCTGATCGCGTATCAAAAAAACGATACAAAATGCTAAAGAGACTGTTTGAGTCGAGCGGGCAAGTAGCGTTTTAGGAGACTGTAAGCGTAGCCCTTATCGAAGCGACCATAGGCTGATTCTCCTATGCCTGGAATGTTCGCTCCTTTATTGTCTCGTCGCCATTCGCTGGGTGTCATTTCAAAAGTCCGTTTAAAAACTGTATTGAAACTTTTGATATTAGGGAAGCCTGACTCCATGGCTACGTCCAAAATCGAGTATTCTGCTTTCGCTAGAAGCGCCAGTGATTTTTTCGCTCTAAGCATATTGAGGTAGTCGCTGAAAGTACAGGCTAAGCGACTTTTGAATAGGCGTGCGAGGTAGCTCGCCGATACGTTTTCCTGTTCTGCGATCTGTCCGCTCGAAATTTCTTCAGAGCTATGTGCTTCCATATAGCTTACAATGCGGCTCAAACGATCGCCTAGCTCTGAATCCTCTGAACCTTCAGTGTCGTCGTTGGCGCCAAGAATAGAAGGGACTTGTCTGACCAGCGTCGATAAGAGTGTCATGGCCAAAGCTTCGCAATGTAGGCGGTACCCAGTTTGCCTCATGCGCATCTCCCAGCTGATTTCGGCTATCAAGGCGCGTAAGTTTTCGAGGGCCTCCTTGCGTAGGGCTTGTGGCATCTTGTTGAACTTGAAGTGACGTTGGGCGAAATCGGGGTCTCCATGTCTTGCCAAGTTTGTATCGATTTGAAGTACAACCAGGATGTTGTTTTTTGTAATGCCCTCAGTCATGTGAATTTGCCCGCTCGGAATGAAGCAGAGGTCACCTTCGCGCATGATAAATTCTCCCTCTCCTGATTGCACTTGAACGTCTCCTTTGAGGGTGAGGAGGAACTCGCAATCTTTATGGGAATGGGGCGCGCACGACCGTACACTGTGAAGAAAAGTGCGAAAGGGCAGATTCTCTTCGTGCTCAACGAATTCTTGGTGGGGGGCTTGTGAAACCATATTGGGGTATGACTTTTCAGGGTAGGGAGAACTCCCTGCCGGAATAGGTTGAGTTGAATTTGAATATGTCGCAAGCGATGGACAACCTTTTGGCCGGCTCGAGGGCTCTGTTCTTCGCGTAGGTGAATGGCTTAGGGTGATATGCGATACCGCAAGACACTGACTGAAGCTGGGGGCGCTAGGAAAAGCCAGGCGTTGTTTGCACTGCGACTAGGCCTGGAGCAATCGCGTGGGCTGACTCTATCCGGGTGCTTTGCATCGTTGAAATGCCATGGCTGATCTGATGCGAGCTGCTTGCATTCTTCCCAATTTCCTTTCGTGTCGATTACGAGGGAAACTTCGTTTGGCTGGCTCATGCTCGCGTTGACTATGTTTATCGTTACTACACCATCTTTGAGGGATGCGAAGCTGTGTACGGCCTTGAGAGTGCTGGTTCGTTCGAATAGGGTAGTGGAACGGCAAGAGGTTTCCAGTTTCTGAGCGCCTCGGTGCGCTTTATAAAGTTGGAAGAGATGGTAGGTGGGGGTGAGGATTGTGTGTGGACCGTCCGTTATTGCTAGGGCTCCCAATACGTTAACCGATTGGGCGAGGCAGGCCATCTTGACCTTGTCGCAATGGCGGTGGAAAATATCCAGGGTCAGGGCGTAGCAAACCATGTCTCTGACTGTGTTCTGTTGCCAGAGCGCGGTTTTGCTGGTGTCGAAAGGATGCCAGTTACCCCATTCGCCTACGATAAGGTCGACATTGGGCTGATAAGCGAAGGGATCGTTTCCCGCTTGGGGAAGATGCTTCTCAATGAGGGCGTGTTGCTCTTCAATGACTTCTTCCAGCTCCAAGGCTCCGTCGAGAAGATAATTCCATTGGTCTTCGTTGAAATCTGTAATCGTACCCGCTTCTCCTTGGAGGTTCCAATTGTAGAAGTGCAGGTCGTAACCGTGGATGGGCGGCGCTCTAAATTCGCCAAGAGCATCGAAAAAACGTCTCGTCCACTCGACCCGTTCCTGTGGCTTGTTTCCGTCGGGGCCTACGGCTACTAGCTTTATAGGGAGGGTCTCCGGGAAGAGCTGATTTTGTGCGGGCTCTATCGGAAAACGTGGAAATGCGGATGCATAACGGCGGTAAGTATCTGCGTATCCTTCTGCTGTAAACGTCCCGCCACCGGCCCACGCTTCGTTTCCAATGCCCCAGTAGGTAACGTTGAAAGGAGTGCTCGAACCGTTCGTTGCGCGTTCTTTCGCTAAGTATGTATCCGAAGGTCGGTTACAATATTCCGCCCATGATACCATTTCCTCGACAGAACCGGATAGTAGATTGGTGTTGATCCATGGCTCGGCATTTATGCGGCGGCAAAAATCTATGAACTCATGTGTTCCGAATTCGTTATTCTCTGGTTGGTTGGTGCCAAAGGTTGCGTTGTAGGTCGTCGGTCTTCGATTAGGATCGCCTATCCCATCGCGCCAGTGATACGTGTCGGCAAAACATCCACCAGGCCAACGGAGTACGGGAGGCTCGAGGTCGGAAAAAGCGTTTAGTAGTGCGGTTCTTAGGCCCTCTTTATTGTCGATTTCGGAATCACTCCCTACCCAAATGCCACCCTGTATGCAACCCCCCAAGTGTTCAATGAATTGGCCGTGTAGCTCTGGTGAAACGATTTGGCTGGTTGCTGTGGTTTCTATCTTTATTCGGCTCTTATACGGCATTTGGAGTATTGCTTAAATTGTATTCGCGATTTGGACACGGCTTACGACCTGGTTTGACCCAGGGTATCCGTTTCTACGGCGCGATTGGGGTTAGGCTAAGTCTCTAAAAATAGAGGATATGGTGGGTGTATACGTAGCCTAAGGGGAGCAGCTACACTGCGATCGAAGGGGCGATGAGCTATCGCACCCTAAGTCTGACGAGTGGAGGCGCAGGACTGAAAGTCAATCTAATTGGATGAGGTTTCGAGTAACTGATTTTATAAATTTTGCTGATTTGGTCAATAAGTGAAGCTTGGTTCAAATAGGGGGTAGAGGAAGAATCAGATAGTTGGTAGTATGCGTCACATCACCAGGATTCAGGGTGGTTCCGAAACTTGGCAGGTTCTTGAACAAACTGAAACATTCAGCAAGGCAGCGACTTAGGGGGTATGTTGTCGAGGTTGTCGTTTCGGTTTTAGTAGGGGGCCTGCCAGCTTCGATGAGCCTCCAAGCTTTCTGTTTGTGCCCCAAATCAAACCCTAAATATCCACCCCAATCGTTTTTGCTGCTTTTATCAGGTTCCCTCGTTGCCTTGGTGAACTGTGCATTTGTTGGCAGTCGGCGTGTCTGACGTTTTCGATGCGGTGTGGATGGCAACCCAGACTAAATCGATATAGGCGACTGAACTCTGTCGCTGGCAGACAACAAATGAAAAGAAATTACCCCAATAGAATAGTGGCTTTTGGATGCTCTGTTGCGAGCTTGTTCGCAGGTATCCAACTATTGAATGCGCAAGATTTCCAAGAAGACGAGCTTGAGGGAGAAATATTCACGCTAGATGCTGTGATGGTTTCAGCAGAGAAAACTGTCGAGAAACCTGTGCAAAAAACTCCAATCGCCATAAGCGTGGTCGGCACGAAGGAGCTGCAGGTGAATGGTATCACTGATGCGGTCAGCTTAGGTAATTATGTGCCTAATATCCACATTGCCCGCAGCACGAGTGCTGTGGAAATTGCTATTCGTGGTATCAGTAGCACAAATAATTCGGAGGTCGGTGATCCTGCTGCTGGCTTCACGATCGATGGTATAGGCTACGCCCGTCCAGAATCTGCCTCTGCGGCCTTCTATGATGTGCAGCGGGTGGAAGTCTTGCGAGGTCCGCAAGGTACACTCTATGGAAGGAACACAATAGCGGGTAGCTTAAATGTAATCACAAACAAACCCAAGGATATCGCGGAAGGCGCGATCAACATCGGATACGGAAACTACAACAGCTTCAGTTTCGATGGAATGGTCAATATCCCACTAAATGATGCTTGGGCGATGCGCTCCGCATTTTTTGCCCAATCCAATGACGGCTATTACAGTGGTCGGAACGAAGCGGGTGGAGTGTTGAAGGATATCGGCTGGTCTGATAAGAAAGCGGCGCGTTTGCATTTGCAATACGAGCCAAACGACGACTTCTCCGCGCTATTTACCGTGCATGGGGCAAAGGTTGCAGGTACCTGGAATCCATTTGTCATGCGTGATGTGGATACAGGTGAACCGGTTCTGCCACTGGAGGGGGTGAACTACACCAATGAACAGGGAGAGACACATTTCACTTTGAGTACTGAGATAAGTAAACGAATGGGAGATGTGAATATGAGCTATCTGGGGGCTTATAACAAGCTGGCTTTCGACACTATCATCGCAGCACCATTGTCTCCACTTCCTAACCCATTTGTTGTATCCGGACCTAATTGGAATCGACAAACACTAACCAGCCATGAGCTGAGATTTTCTTCTGCGAATCCTAATCGTTTGGAATGGGTAGGGGGGCTTTATCTCTTTGAGGAAAATAACGATGTAACTTTGTTGCTTCCGAGCTGGGGCTTGGCGTTTGCCCAACCCGAGATGTTGAGCAAATCGAAAGCTGCTTTTGGTCAGGCAACCTTTGAGCTAAGCGAACAGTTTCGGGTAGTTGCAGGACTACGTGTGACCAACGATCACAAAGCACGTACTGGTGGTCAGTATTTGATAGCCGAAGATGGCAGTTTGGGAACTCAGCTCTCTGCTAACGAGGCAGATCGAGAGTGGGACTCGTTTGACTACAAGATAGGGCTTGAATATGATGTCAGCGAGGATTCTATGTTTTATGCAACGCTTTCGACCGGCTTCAAAGCTGGGGGGTTCTACGATGGTACGGGGGATGTCTATTACGAGCCCGAAGAAATCGAAGCGAGAGAGATTGGTTTCAAAAACCGTTTCTTCGAAAATCGTTTCCAGTGTAACGTATCCATATTTGATTACGATTACACAAATTTTCAGGTAACAAATGTGGAGCAAAACGCTGTAACAGGCGAGCTGGGAACCGTAACTCGAAATGCAGAAAAGATTCCGGTCCGTGGCGTTGAGCTTGAAACAACATACCAAATTAATCGAAACGACCGTCTTACGTTCAACGCGACTTATCTAGACGCCAAGTTTGATGTTTTTTCGCTTGGAGCGACTGACCTAAGCGGTACCTATATCGAACGCGATTTAGCAGGAAATCACTTAGCGAAAGCCTCTGATTGGACTTTCCAGGCCTCTTATTCCAAGTTATTCGAATTGGAGAACAATGGGACGATAACGCTGAGGCTGAATTCGCGCTACAACAGCGGATACTACCTGTCCTATGATAACTTTCCGCTCGCACCAAATCCAGTCGATACTTGGCAGCCTGCGTTCACGAGCACTGACATAGTTGCAACCTATGATTCACCAGATCGTCGTCACTACTATTCGATCTACGTGAAAAACCTAGAGGACGACATTGTGATGTCCTCAAGCGGCGGCAATGCGAACGGCATTATGGCTGTGTTGTCACCACCTCTTACTTACGGTTTCAAGGTAGGCGCTCGCTTCTAAAAGCCTGCGATTGGTCATAGGAAATCTAGGTTCGTAAACGATCCAAATTTGGATGGGGCATTGTAGACGTCTTGTCGCGTGCATGTGCCCCGTCCGCTTGTAATTTTTTGTTGATGCTATGAAGAAGCCTAAGGATTTTAGGAAAAAGGCGGCAGCGTTGGTTGCTCAGATGACCCTGGAAGAAAAAGGGTCGCTCACTTCTGGTAAGGGATTTTGGGATACAAAGGAAATCGAACGCTTAGGCGTACCATCCATAACGATGACCGATGGCCCTCATGGGCTAAGGAAAAGTGATGATATGGATGTTACCCGTAGCTCGCCCGCAACTTGTTTCCCAACAGCTTCGTGCCTTGCCTCGTCGTGGAATCAGGAGCTGGCTAGAGAGGTAGGTGTTGCCTTAGGAAAAGAGTGTCAAGCTGCCGATGTACAGATATTGTTGGGCCCGGGAGTAAACATGAAGCGTTCGCCTCTGGGTGGCAGAAACTTCGAGTATTTCTCGGAAGACCCTGTTTTGTCTGGAAAGTTGGCCGCCTCGTTTATCGATGGGGTGCAAAGCGAGGGTGTGGGTACTTCCTTGAAGCACTTTGCCGCCAATAACCAAGAGTTCGAGCGCATGAGCAATGACTCGATTGTAGACGATCAAACTCTACGTGAGTATTACCTTCCGGCATTTGAGATCGCAGTCGCTGAGTCTCAACCCTGGACTGTTATGTGTGCCTATAACTTGGTCAACGGTGTGTATGCGGCAGAAAACGAGGCTCTACTCAACGGAATATTGAAGAAGGAGTGGGGGTTCGAAGGATTCGTGGTTTCTGATTGGGGAGCAGTTAACGAACGTCCAGAGGGAGTTCACGCAGGGCTGCATCTTGAAATGCCTTATTCTCAAGGAGTGACGGACCGAGAGGTCGTATCTGCGGTCCAAAGTGGCGCTTTAGAGGAGGCAAGACTCGATGAGGTGTTAGTGGATGCTCTATCTGTCATACTTTGCGGATACGACTCAAGGAAGCCTGAAACAAATGTGGACTTTGATGCCCATCACCAGCTAGCCCGCAGAGCCGCTGCAGAAGGGGCTGTGTTGCTAAAAAATGATGCGATATTGCCTCTCAAGCAGGAATTGAGGGTTGCGGTGATTGGTGATTTTGCACGCAGCCCGCGGTATCAGGGGGCGGGCAGTTCTTTGGTTAATCCAACTAGAGTCACCAATGCCTTTGATTCGCTGAAAAATGGTGCTCCTGGTAGTCTGGAATTTGTATTTGCTAGTGGATACGATGCCAAAGGTAACACAAGCCCTGCGATGCTGGAAGAGGCTTCTAAGTTGGCGAAGTCTTGTGACCTCGCAATCGTATTCGTAGGGTTGCCGAACGATTATGAGTCGGAGGGATTTGACAGAAGCCATATGGATTTGCCTGAGGGGCACAACGCTCTTGTAGCGGCCGTGGCCGACGCCCAAAGTAAACTCGGAGTGGTTCTTATGAATGGATCGTCAGTATCGATGCCATGGATATCGGATGTTTCATTTCTTTTGGAGTCCTGGCTCGGCGGCCAGGCTGGTGGCGAGGCTATCGCGGATATTTTGTTAGGAAAAGTGAATCCGAGTGGAAAGTTGTCCGAAACGCTTCCGGTCCGACTTGAGGACACCTCCTCTTATATCAATTTTCCCGGACGTGGGGGCAAGTCTTTCTACGGAGAGCGGATGTTCGTAGGGTATCGTCATTTCGATACTGTAAACGCTGCTCCGCTTTATCCATTCGGATTCGGATTAAGCTACACAAATTTCGAATATAGGGGCATAGAAATATCGAAACCTACTATCGCGGATGGGGAAACGGTCGAAGTGGTGGCTAAAGTCGCCAATGTAGGAGAAGTAGTTGGATCGGAAATTGTGCAGCTTTATGTCTCTGACTTGGCGAATGAGAAGCGTCGGCCGGTCAAGGAGCTCAAGGGCTTCGCGAAGGTCCGAATCGAGCCCGGCAAAGTCGAGTCCGTACGTTTCGTTCTGAGAAGGCGGGATTTCGCTAGCTGGGATACGCGATGCAACTCTTGGGTTGTCATGCCCGGCAACTACAAGTTGTTGGTAGGAGGGAGTTCCAACTGTTTGCCTCTGTCGGGGGATATCGTTGCCATGGAGTCTCCGCGTAGCCGATTGAAACTGAGTAGAAACTCTATGTTGAAGGAGTTCGCCAAGCATGCAGGCGGCACTGAAGTCTATCTCGAAATGTTGGACCTGTGTCTAAAATCCTTTGGCCTCGAGCAAAAGGAGGAAGTGACGGATTCTTTGGCAGGAGAAGAGCCCCGCCATAGTATCGATTTTTTCATGGCTATGTTAAACGATATGCCGCTTCGGAAAATGATAGGGCTCTCTGGGGGGCGCATAGATGAGGCTCAGATTGAACGCTGGGTGTCGGTTGCGAATCAAGATTAGGCTGTTATCTATAGCGAATGGAAGACGCACTTACAATGCAACTACCTGAGCTTCGAGAGTGGCCAGCCTGTTGGATATGGCCGAGCTATCCTGGTGGAGATCTGTTGGACAGTTGGG
The sequence above is a segment of the Pelagicoccus albus genome. Coding sequences within it:
- a CDS encoding RNA polymerase sigma factor; the protein is MSEKPASESVSEKDLIESAIQFAYQLTRNRNDSEDLAQQAWMKVQRKYGSVPNRSLLFVAVRNTYYDQLRRNRVVSFSSLEHAPEPSRWDKPGYGIDLEVALAALSQTERLTLKLNLLEGRTANEIGERLGMPRGTVLSQISRARKKLRKSLGEEMGFSERDVA
- a CDS encoding glycoside hydrolase family 3 C-terminal domain-containing protein — translated: MKKPKDFRKKAAALVAQMTLEEKGSLTSGKGFWDTKEIERLGVPSITMTDGPHGLRKSDDMDVTRSSPATCFPTASCLASSWNQELAREVGVALGKECQAADVQILLGPGVNMKRSPLGGRNFEYFSEDPVLSGKLAASFIDGVQSEGVGTSLKHFAANNQEFERMSNDSIVDDQTLREYYLPAFEIAVAESQPWTVMCAYNLVNGVYAAENEALLNGILKKEWGFEGFVVSDWGAVNERPEGVHAGLHLEMPYSQGVTDREVVSAVQSGALEEARLDEVLVDALSVILCGYDSRKPETNVDFDAHHQLARRAAAEGAVLLKNDAILPLKQELRVAVIGDFARSPRYQGAGSSLVNPTRVTNAFDSLKNGAPGSLEFVFASGYDAKGNTSPAMLEEASKLAKSCDLAIVFVGLPNDYESEGFDRSHMDLPEGHNALVAAVADAQSKLGVVLMNGSSVSMPWISDVSFLLESWLGGQAGGEAIADILLGKVNPSGKLSETLPVRLEDTSSYINFPGRGGKSFYGERMFVGYRHFDTVNAAPLYPFGFGLSYTNFEYRGIEISKPTIADGETVEVVAKVANVGEVVGSEIVQLYVSDLANEKRRPVKELKGFAKVRIEPGKVESVRFVLRRRDFASWDTRCNSWVVMPGNYKLLVGGSSNCLPLSGDIVAMESPRSRLKLSRNSMLKEFAKHAGGTEVYLEMLDLCLKSFGLEQKEEVTDSLAGEEPRHSIDFFMAMLNDMPLRKMIGLSGGRIDEAQIERWVSVANQD
- a CDS encoding AraC family transcriptional regulator, giving the protein MVSQAPHQEFVEHEENLPFRTFLHSVRSCAPHSHKDCEFLLTLKGDVQVQSGEGEFIMREGDLCFIPSGQIHMTEGITKNNILVVLQIDTNLARHGDPDFAQRHFKFNKMPQALRKEALENLRALIAEISWEMRMRQTGYRLHCEALAMTLLSTLVRQVPSILGANDDTEGSEDSELGDRLSRIVSYMEAHSSEEISSGQIAEQENVSASYLARLFKSRLACTFSDYLNMLRAKKSLALLAKAEYSILDVAMESGFPNIKSFNTVFKRTFEMTPSEWRRDNKGANIPGIGESAYGRFDKGYAYSLLKRYLPARLKQSL
- a CDS encoding TonB-dependent receptor encodes the protein MKRNYPNRIVAFGCSVASLFAGIQLLNAQDFQEDELEGEIFTLDAVMVSAEKTVEKPVQKTPIAISVVGTKELQVNGITDAVSLGNYVPNIHIARSTSAVEIAIRGISSTNNSEVGDPAAGFTIDGIGYARPESASAAFYDVQRVEVLRGPQGTLYGRNTIAGSLNVITNKPKDIAEGAINIGYGNYNSFSFDGMVNIPLNDAWAMRSAFFAQSNDGYYSGRNEAGGVLKDIGWSDKKAARLHLQYEPNDDFSALFTVHGAKVAGTWNPFVMRDVDTGEPVLPLEGVNYTNEQGETHFTLSTEISKRMGDVNMSYLGAYNKLAFDTIIAAPLSPLPNPFVVSGPNWNRQTLTSHELRFSSANPNRLEWVGGLYLFEENNDVTLLLPSWGLAFAQPEMLSKSKAAFGQATFELSEQFRVVAGLRVTNDHKARTGGQYLIAEDGSLGTQLSANEADREWDSFDYKIGLEYDVSEDSMFYATLSTGFKAGGFYDGTGDVYYEPEEIEAREIGFKNRFFENRFQCNVSIFDYDYTNFQVTNVEQNAVTGELGTVTRNAEKIPVRGVELETTYQINRNDRLTFNATYLDAKFDVFSLGATDLSGTYIERDLAGNHLAKASDWTFQASYSKLFELENNGTITLRLNSRYNSGYYLSYDNFPLAPNPVDTWQPAFTSTDIVATYDSPDRRHYYSIYVKNLEDDIVMSSSGGNANGIMAVLSPPLTYGFKVGARF
- a CDS encoding alpha-N-arabinofuranosidase, with amino-acid sequence MPYKSRIKIETTATSQIVSPELHGQFIEHLGGCIQGGIWVGSDSEIDNKEGLRTALLNAFSDLEPPVLRWPGGCFADTYHWRDGIGDPNRRPTTYNATFGTNQPENNEFGTHEFIDFCRRINAEPWINTNLLSGSVEEMVSWAEYCNRPSDTYLAKERATNGSSTPFNVTYWGIGNEAWAGGGTFTAEGYADTYRRYASAFPRFPIEPAQNQLFPETLPIKLVAVGPDGNKPQERVEWTRRFFDALGEFRAPPIHGYDLHFYNWNLQGEAGTITDFNEDQWNYLLDGALELEEVIEEQHALIEKHLPQAGNDPFAYQPNVDLIVGEWGNWHPFDTSKTALWQQNTVRDMVCYALTLDIFHRHCDKVKMACLAQSVNVLGALAITDGPHTILTPTYHLFQLYKAHRGAQKLETSCRSTTLFERTSTLKAVHSFASLKDGVVTINIVNASMSQPNEVSLVIDTKGNWEECKQLASDQPWHFNDAKHPDRVSPRDCSRPSRSANNAWLFLAPPASVSVLRYRISP